Genomic DNA from Nocardioides aquaticus:
GGCGACCCGGGCACCCACGGCGATCGCCGGGGCCAGGGCCATCGAGTTCACCAGGTGCCGGTCCCACAACCGGGGGACCTCGCGCGGCCCGATCAGCCCGCGCACCACGCCGTCGGAGGCCAGCAGCGCGGCGTACTGCTCCACGCCGGGCATGGCCTCGGACGAGAACACCCCCCGTGCCGTGTCCGGGACGGGGGGTGTTCCACGTGAAACGTCGCTCATCCTGCGGGGAGCACCACGACGTAGCGGCGGGGCTCGGTCCCCTCGGACTCGGAAGCCAGTCCGGCGGCGGCCACGGCGTCGTGGACCACCTTGCGCTGGAACGGGCTCATCGGCTCCAGCGACGCCGGGGAACCCGACTCGCGCACCTCCGCGATCGTGCGCGCGGCCAGCTCCTCCAGCCGACGCTTCTGCTCGGCCCGGTGGCCGCTGATGTCGAGCATCAACCGCGAGCGCTCCCCGGTCTCCCGGTAGACCGCGAGCCGGGTCAGCTCCTGCAGCGCGTCGAGCACCTCACCGTCCTTGCCGACCAGCTGGCCGAGGTCGGCGCCGACGATCGAGACCGCCGCCCGGTCGCCGTCGACGTCCATGTCGAGGTCCCCGTCGAGGTCGGCGATGTCAAGGAGCTCCTCGAGGTAGTCCGCCGCGATGTCACCCTCCTGCTCGAGCTGGCTGAGCCGGTCCGGGGTCCCCTCGGCGGCCGGCGTCCTCTGCTCGGACCCGCCCTCGGGCGCGTCGACGGTCGCGACGTCGTCCGCGTCACCACGGGGAGCGTCACCGGCGGCGTCCGGGGCGACCCCGTCCGGGCTCACCGCCCCGCCGTCC
This window encodes:
- a CDS encoding protein jag — protein: MSPDGVAPDAAGDAPRGDADDVATVDAPEGGSEQRTPAAEGTPDRLSQLEQEGDIAADYLEELLDIADLDGDLDMDVDGDRAAVSIVGADLGQLVGKDGEVLDALQELTRLAVYRETGERSRLMLDISGHRAEQKRRLEELAARTIAEVRESGSPASLEPMSPFQRKVVHDAVAAAGLASESEGTEPRRYVVVLPAG